The Aedes albopictus strain Foshan chromosome 1, AalbF5, whole genome shotgun sequence genomic interval tttctgtagcaaggcggcgctagttgcatttttttgcaaattttcctgatatatatggaaaacaaaatttgttagctcactagcgccgcctagtggtggaattttgaaacttaagtcatattatcggttagtccttgaccagccaaacaactttgccgaagacaccaactctctaagtaatcaggatcatgaggtatatgagattgaaatttcgttagtgtcacatctatttgtctgtgatttatgtgatatcttagacaagcagatgaaacactgacaaaattaaatatgtactacaattaacgtaaaattaacggagtcgttaacgttaaatcaacgctccgcgttaacgttaacgttgatcaacgcttccaaaaaatcaacggaagaatcgttgatcgttacaattaacgttaacgaattaacgaaacggcgttaatcgttgattaacgttaacaaccctggtgGGTAGAGCAGTGTTCAAATAAGTAGGTTGTAGTGTGATTGTCCGTTGTCGTGTCCATGGTCATAGCGGGGTCAATGGTATCGATGGCTTTCGAGTACTTCTTGTGCAGTTGCTTATCCATCATTCGTCTACTTCTATAGAAGTGCTTGTCGTTCCGCGGGGCACGAGACTTCTTTTACCCACATCTTTGCCTACATCAGTGGGAGACACTTCTAGCTGCCGTTTTGCACTTCTGCTTCGCGTTATAACATCGTAGTCCGATCTAACACTGCTTCGTCCGCCGGTACGCTTGCCCGATGGTGACGATGTAGTCTTGTCCTTGCGAGATGGACGGTTGAATAGGTTCGGTGTGGGTTGTGACGAAGTTGTAGCTACGGTTTTCGTGGTCGGCTTGGGTTTTGATGCAGAAGGCTGTATGATTGGTGTGGCTGGAGTCATGGATGTTTGTGACCTTTTCAGCAATTCTATTTCTTTGGCTAGAGTGGCGACTTGTTTCTGCAGAGATGCTATGATCTGGTCTTTCTTAGCCAATTCCTGTTGGACTTCGTTCTGAACCACTTGTCTGAATGTGTCGTTTCGGGATGATTCTCCATAGATGCGCCTTGCCTCTGCGTTAGAGATACCAAGATCTACTTTCAACCGCTGTATTTTGTCTTCTTCCTTATATCTGGGACAGTCACGCGAAGATACTGGATGGCTTCCTTCACAGTGTAGACACTTTGGCTCATTGTGACATTTTTCTCCTTCGGGGACGTGGTGCGTTGTAGAGCAGTGTAGACAAATTCCGGTTTGTCTGCAGAATTTCCGTGAATGACCGTAGAACCCGCAATTATAACACATCATCGGTGAACGGTAATATTTGCGGACTTCGATGCGAATCAGGCCGAAGTAAATGGATTCTGGCAATACGGTGCCACTGATCGATAGTACTAGCAGAGGGGTATTTTGGAGTCTACCATTGACCCGTTTCTTGATTCGGCGCACTGCGACTACTCCCTGTGATTTTAATTCTTGTTCGATCCGTGTTTCTTCGACGTCAATGGAGTCAGGTTCGTAGACTGTACCTTGCACAATGTTCATGGTGGGATGCATGACAATTTCAACTCGAGTACCATCAGACAGTTCGGTGATCTGCATGAGTTTTTCGGCAATACTCTTCGAGCTGGTCCGCAGGAGATAGCGAGAACCGCGTCCTTCTCGGGTGGCATTCATTGCTCTGGCTGCATTCAAACCGATGATTTGTTGGATTGATGATCCAACAATGAAGGGATCTGGTAGAGGAACGTTTCTGCTGTGTGATGATTCATCGTTTTCGGATCTGCGTCGCAGTATCAACACCATAGAGTGACCTAAATCATCAGGTCCTAGCATCCATTGGGGCAGAGTACTGCGGCCTTGCTGCTCAAATGTGCCCCCTGGAGGGACACTGGAGCTACCGGCCATAGGCCGTAGCTTACTACCCCTTCTCACACTTCAATCCGATTTTGTTTGAACGCACTATAAACAGATTCAGCACCACTTTGGTTACCACAGTTAACTCGGGATGTTTATCACCACACACTACCACGGGTGTGTAATGGATGGCTGTTTAGTCGAGCGTGATATCGAGTGATATTGGCACTAATAGTTTATTGATTTTGGGTACTAAACCGACGAATTTGATGATGACTTCACTTCTCACAAGCGTAGTGAAGTTAATATTTTCGTAAAACCGATGTTGTAAGCGGTTTAAGCGAAAACTTTGGCTGTTATCAGCGAAATTATCAAGAGCTGTTTACACGTGTTTACATACGAGTGTGTCCCGAACgcgaaaacatatttttatataaCGGtaaccagggaatgaaattatcgatcacgatcgcgatcataGAAAACTCTCACACaggcattatcggcgaaaaaagtcgtgtgataaattcagacccggtttCTCCCGAGAGTGTGTTCTCGCTCGTCTCGCATTGCCGAAAATGGATTATCAGCGCTAAGCAACATTTTCGTGGAGGGTCTAGTTCGAATACCGCTGGTGGCgcaatttttgttttgctttctgataattatcgcgataattgGCAAGGCGATAAGTAAGATAGCGAAAATGGCAAGAGCGATtatcagttttcggctatctttggtcgtggacaacagcagcgaccgataaacatttctcgctggaaaaagaatcgtagaattgttcggttgctcggaaaacgcccattttcgtctcaatttgctgataattttatTCCCTGACGGTAACAATGCGTAAAAGCACAAGATTTCGATATGTTCAGAAAATAAAAACTGTCAAAATTGGTGGTAGATCAAAACGGATCTCCACTGTAGGTGTATTTtaggaaaaatccaaaaattttaggaaaaatccaAAGTTAAAATATTTGTTTCCAATAAGCGTGGAATCAGAAGTTAAGTTATTTCCCCCTTCTCGGGTTTTATACTGTGTAGGGCTGTTTCGCCCATAAATATTAAAGTGTAACAGATGCTTAACACGGGCGAAACCATGCCACATCTCTCCTCTGTTCGCCCGACGATCAGCACTGTGGGTGTGTGAGTGATACCCATTCACAGCAGGCCAACGGTGCAAGCAGCCGCCATCTTATCCTCACACTCGACTTGCAGCCTCAGACAAGGTAAGACGTGGTTACGCGTGGCTGGCGCTTGGGTGATTCCTCTGTGCTTATCGAGTATTCACAATGGCTTTCCTGCCAGGTGTTGCTCCAATCTGGACAGCAGCAAAACTGGAAATTTTGCACAAAAGGTAGAGGAATCACTCAAGCGCATACAACAAATACAGTAATTGTGAAATTGTGCTAAAATCGTGTAAGTGCATTGTGAGATTCAATCCAAAACGTGTACTTAGTGCCAAATTTCGCTATTATTTGCGGCATGGGACTGCCGCAGCGCAATCGAACTGCATCGAATGCACGAATACGAAATCGAACGAGATAATAAAAGCGGTTTGGGACAACTGCCTGAACCAACTTTAAATAAAAAGCAACCTCGAGCGGCATGGGACATCCGCTAAGGCTTCCCTGCAGCAAAGCTATTATTCCCATTACATGCAATgacgaaaaaaaaacgattcacAAATAATCTACACGCACACAATAAACGTCACAACGGGCAAACACGAATACAACTTAACGTATGCTATATGTATTGATTTCAGACAAGTTGTACACCACTACGAAAATACGACGGTCTGAAAGTAAATCCGACAACGAAACGTGATGGACAAAGGGAAATACGTGCGACCCACCGAACGGGCGGAAGAAGACGACAACGGCATGAATTCGACAACGGAAACGCAAGCGGAAGGAACGAATCCAGGACTCGGGACAGTTGAGCACGACGAAACCACCGATACCACGAACAAAGGCAACGGTTCCGCCAGTACTGAACCCGAAAACACCAGCTCTGAGAGCAGTGATTCCGAGAGCAGTGACACTGAAAGCAGCGATTCTGACGTAAATGAAACAGGCAGCTCACAATCGTCCAACATCATCTCGCCAAGACGTAGAGTCAAGCTGGAGCGTTCCGCTCGATAATACGACCATGGAGAGAAATTCATCCATTGTCCGGTGGGACAATATCAAGCCATTTCCATCCGGCGTCCCTGCGAATAAGATGTGGGAGGAATGGAACAGATATATTGAAAATTTCGAGATCGCCGCATTGTTGAGCAACGCCAATGACCCTGCAAAGAGAACGCAGCTTTTGTTCCTTTCGATGGGTCCCGACCTCCAGGAGATAGTCAGAGCTGCTAAACTGCGCCCAAACCTGTCCGACCCCAACTGCTACAAAACGTTCGTTGCGAACATCCAAGGCTATTTCCGAGGAATGACTGATACAGCAACAGAACATGAGGCGTTTTCGTCCATGAAACAAATGAAAGACGAGTCCGCTGTTGCTTATCATGCACGGCTAATGTGCAAGGTCAGATTGTGTGGATACAGCAGTGAAGATCAGGATCGCTTCGTGAGGGCACAATTGCTGAAGGGGTTGCGCAATAAGGAACTCGTCAAAGCAAGCAGAACGTATGGATATGACACCAATTTCATCGTTCAGGCGGCTACACGTGACGAAGCTTATGAAGCTGAGACATCACAGTCACCCGATAGTCATGTGTTCCACGTCGAGCGCCAGACTTCATCGAATAATTATCGGAAACGCAGAAATCCAGACGAATCCATCCGTGGTCCTTATGCCAAGCGCCGGCAGATTGATCAAGGTCAGGGGAGACGATCACGTTGTTCCCGGTGCAATCTTACGTCGCACAGAACCGGTAAGTGTCCTGCTATTGACAAGAAATGCATCAATTGTGGCAAGGTGGGACACTTCGCAGCAGCCTGTCGGGGTAAACGCGTAAATGCAATCCGGTTCAAGCGAGAGAATACTCCAGATGATGACCAAGATGACGAACGTGACGTTGAGAAACaggtactgaaaaattaaaacctTACATTGATTGATTTTGAATTCGATTTCGTTTTAATGAGTTGATAATATACATACCAATAATCACATTGCGTTTCAATCATTCTAGTACGTCAATGCACTATCCTTGGAAGATGTCTTGATAGACTGTAGCTTGGGGTCATCAAGTCCGATCCGATTCCTTATCGATTCCGGCGCTGACGTGAATGTTGTATGTGGGAAAGATTGGGACCGCATAAAACACGAATTCAAAGCTGGCAAAGCGAAATTGGAAACGGTTGATATTGTGAATCGAGGGATACATGCGTATGGATCGAGAGAACCACTGGAAGTTGAGCAATCATTCCGCGCCGAAATCGTCGTGTCAAATAGTACTAAGCCCCCCATCGTGGCCATGTTCTACGTCATTCGCAAGGGACTCAGGTCACTACTCGGACGATCAGCAGCTAGCGATTTAGAGCTACTAAAGATCGGAACTACAGTAAACAACTGTGAAGTCACGGACGAcgagaaggaatttccaaaaatgccTGGCGTAATGGTCAAATTCAATGTCGATCAAACAGTTGTTCCAGTGAAGAATGCATATTACAACGTGCCAGCAGCCTACAGGTAAATTGATACAATCATAGTTAACAAGCAATTCCAAATTATTTAGTTGAAGCAAACAAGAACGTTACATAGCGAAAACATATATCCACCATTACTGAGCGTATACATTCGATCTCATTTCTAGGGAAAGCGCGAAGAGTAGGCTACTAGAAATGGAAGCCCGCGGAATTATCGAAAAAGTTACCTCGGCACCCACATGGATTTCAGGAATGTCGGCGGTTTCAAAAGGGAAAAACGATTTTAGATTGGTGGTAAATATGCGTGCTCCTAACCGAGCGATACAGCGAGAATATTTCAGACTACCTCTCATTGATGAGATGAAAGTCAAATTGTATGGAGCGAAATATTTCTCAAAGCTGGATTTGAGCAACGCGTTTTACCATCTAACCCTGGCAGAAGAGTCGAGGGACCTAACCACCTTTTTAACCGAGGATGGAATGTTCAGGTTCACAAGGCTCATGTTCGGAGTAAATTGCGCTCCTGAAGTTTTCCAGCGCGAAATGATGCGAATACTCAAAGATGTCGACAATATCATTGTATACATCGACGATGTTCTAATTTTCGCGGACACAATGGAAAACCTTCAAAGAACCGTCGACAGGGTTCTGCTAATCCTGAAAGAAAACAACTTAACCCTCAACAATGAGAAATGCGAGTTCAACAAAACCAGGATCAAGTTCCTAGGACATGAACTGGACGAAGACGGCTTCCACATCGACGAGGATAAAATCAAAAGCATCCGCAATTTCCGAGAACCAAGTACTCTTTCCGAGCTTCGAAGCTTTCTTGGGTTGGCGTCGTACATTAGCCCCCACGTACCGAACTTCGCAGATATATGCAGTCCTCTGTGGGCAATAGCTACAGCAAAATCCTGGTCATGGGACTCGGAGCAAAGAGAAGCGTTCAACCTAATCAAGCAACGTATCGTAGATTGCACAAAAGCCCTTGGTTATTTCTCCGAAAGCGATAAAACAGTTCTGTACACCGACGCATCACCGGTAGCCTTGGGAGCAGTTCTGGTTCAGGAGGACAACGCTCAAACCCCGAGAATAATCAGCTTCGCGTCCAAATCATTGACCCCTACCGAGAGAAAATATGCCCAAAACCAGCGAGAAGCGCTGGGCGCAGTGTGGGCGGTCGAACATTTCTCTTATTTTCTTCTGGGAAGGCAGTTTACATTGCGAACAGACGCCCAAGGTGTGGCATTTATTCTAAACAGATCACGAGAGGATTCAAAGCGAGCCCTAACTCGCGCTGATGGCTGGGCACTTCGTTTGAGTCCATACAATTATGAAGTTGAGTATGTGCGAGGACGCGATAACATTGCTGACAGTTCATCAAGGTTGTATTGCGGAGAAGACGGTCCGTTTGAAGAGGAGATAAGCCCTTGGGAACTTGCCAGTCTTGAAGCAAATGCCATAGAATTCCTCACTGAAGAAGACATTAGAAAGGCCACAACGGACGACGAAACACTTCAAAAAGTTACACACGCCATAAATAGCGGAAAATGGCCAGTCGATATTCCAAAGTACAAGTCGGTTAAAGATGCCTTGACCATTCGCGACGGGATCGTGGTTAAAACAGGGTGTGCCGTTATACCAGAAAGCCTTCAAACTAGAGCACTGCAGGTAGCGCACGAAGGTCATCCGACAACTTCCAAAATGAAAAGCATCGTCAGACAGCGCGTCTGGTGGCCGAACATTTCCAAAGATGTCCAAAACTGGGTGGAATCTTGCAAGATGTGCACCTTAAACGGAAAACCCGAAAAGACAACACCGATGGAAAGAATCTTTGCTCCAAACGCAGTCTGGGAAATGATTGCTATTGATTTCAATGGTCCCTACGCAAAGTTTGGTGGCGTTTCGATTTTGGTACTAGTGGACTACAGATCCAGATATCTCATAGCAAAACCCGTGAAATCTACTTCTTTCGAGTGTACAAGCAGGACACTTGAAGCGGTTTTCGAGCGAGAGGGGTATCCAAAGTTCATCAAATCGGATAATGGTCCCCCATTCAACGGCGATGACTATAAGCGATATTGCGCTCAGCGAGGAATAACGACGATATTCTCAACTCCACTGTTCCCGCAGCAAAATGGAATGGTGGAATCCTACATGAAATTGATTAACAAGGCAATGTCATCAGCGTCCTCGGGTAACAGCAGCTTCGCCGATGAGCTTCGGGAGGCAGTCAACGCTCATAATGCCGCTTCTCATAGCGTAACAGGTGTACCGCCGGAAGAAGTCATGCTGGGACGTAAAGTCAAACGAGGACTTCCACTATTACAGCGTGGCAAAGCGACATTCGACGAAAAGTTGTTGGAAAGTTCCGATCGGCAGTCAAAAATATCGGGCAAAATTCGAGAGGATGCCAGACGTGGTGCCAAACCATGTACGGTAAAACCTGGTGACACGGTGGTAGTGGAACGGCAGAACCGTGCTAAAGGTGACACTCGTTTTCACCCAAAAACATACACTGTCAAACACGAGAAGAACGGTAGTTTGGTGCTAAATGACGAGACTGGGCAGGAACTTCGACGACATGTGTCTCAAACCAAAAAGGTGCACGTATGGCGCGAAGAAACGAAGAAACCGACAGCCAATCCTTGCAACGATGAGCCCAGAAATACTGCGTTATCTGGCACCGTGGATCAATCGGCTGCTGCATCTGCTGTAGCCAAGCCACAAACGACGACAACGCGAGACGTACGAAAGAGGAAAGCACCTAGCCACCTCAAAGATTACGTTCGATCGGTGCTGGATAATCCACGCCACATCCAATAAACCACTGGTAATATTTGCTTTTCCCTGAAATGAGAAACTTATTAGGATATGTAATtgaatttcatttatttatacCTTTTTTCCGCAGCATCCAGGACGAAACATCGATCGATTTCTTGGTTGCGCTCGTTTTTACCTTTTTTTGCTGTTCTTTATTTTGGTAGAGCTGTCACCTTGAATTGTCAGACCCCAGTGTTAAAACGATGCGCATCGTCGTATGCGGTTGACCAAGGTTTATTGATTAAAGAAGGTAGGCTGACCCACTGTATTAAATAACCTttgaaatgaaataaaatattgtattttttacgaataatcagactttggcgacgaaattgaactcgccttaatctggtactaacctaacatttataacacattttcgccttctttccccgattcaggcgaaaccagctgattgtgttatgaaaacataaacagctggtagccgagaacaatgaggatgaacgtaaacatcggtgaaccagctggttttgttgtgtaaacatgaccagctggtgggccgagaacaaaagaccttaatggtaaacattgagacggccggcgaaaactgtcacattatcgggcgagttgcaaaaaccctgcgactgagattgacagcgaaatcgaaagcgaaatatgagtacgacgaaatttatcgcatcaaagtctaagtcgaaaaaaaaatcgcaatatcaTCTTATCATTAATAATTACGTTCAAGATGAGATTGATTGTTAAAACATGTTGACTAATCCGAAGAAGTGTTCTGGGAGTGTTTTTTACAGTTGGTACGGTATATCCGGTATGTACATATAAATATTATCGTCgaaccaccaaatcgaagtcgtcttGAATCacatgcgaagtaaatttgaatctatgttttttttctgttgcgcatcattaagctaaataAAAGCATTCATAAGCTTCAATAAATCCAAAGTCACAAAGGAGGATTATTCCTGAATCATGTTTTGTTCAATGTTTGTTTTCAT includes:
- the LOC109407466 gene encoding uncharacterized protein LOC109407466, with product MNATREGRGSRYLLRTSSKSIAEKLMQITELSDGTRVEIVMHPTMNIVQGTVYEPDSIDVEETRIEQELKSQGVVAVRRIKKRVNGRLQNTPLLVLSISGTVLPESIYFGLIRIEVRKYYRSPMMCYNCGFYGHSRKFCRQTGICLHCSTTHHVPEGEKCHNEPKCLHCEGSHPVSSRDCPRYKEEDKIQRLKVDLGISNAEARRIYGESSRNDTFRQVVQNEVQQELAKKDQIIASLQKQVATLAKEIELLKRSQTSMTPATPIIQPSASKPKPTTKTVATTSSQPTPNLFNRPSRKDKTTSSPSGKRTGGRSSVRSDYDVITRSRSAKRQLEVSPTDVGKDVGKRSLVPRGTTSTSIEVDE
- the LOC134285684 gene encoding uncharacterized protein K02A2.6-like, with protein sequence MERNSSIVRWDNIKPFPSGVPANKMWEEWNRYIENFEIAALLSNANDPAKRTQLLFLSMGPDLQEIVRAAKLRPNLSDPNCYKTFVANIQGYFRGMTDTATEHEAFSSMKQMKDESAVAYHARLMCKVRLCGYSSEDQDRFVRAQLLKGLRNKELVKASRTYGYDTNFIVQAATRDEAYEAETSQSPDSHVFHVERQTSSNNYRKRRNPDESIRGPYAKRRQIDQGQGRRSRCSRCNLTSHRTGKCPAIDKKCINCGKVGHFAAACRGKRVNAIRFKRENTPDDDQDDERDVEKQYVNALSLEDVLIDCSLGSSSPIRFLIDSGADVNVVCGKDWDRIKHEFKAGKAKLETVDIVNRGIHAYGSREPLEVEQSFRAEIVVSNSTKPPIVAMFYVIRKGLRSLLGRSAASDLELLKIGTTVNNCEVTDDEKEFPKMPGVMVKFNVDQTVVPVKNAYYNVPAAYRESAKSRLLEMEARGIIEKVTSAPTWISGMSAVSKGKNDFRLVVNMRAPNRAIQREYFRLPLIDEMKVKLYGAKYFSKLDLSNAFYHLTLAEESRDLTTFLTEDGMFRFTRLMFGVNCAPEVFQREMMRILKDVDNIIVYIDDVLIFADTMENLQRTVDRVLLILKENNLTLNNEKCEFNKTRIKFLGHELDEDGFHIDEDKIKSIRNFREPSTLSELRSFLGLASYISPHVPNFADICSPLWAIATAKSWSWDSEQREAFNLIKQRIVDCTKALGYFSESDKTVLYTDASPVALGAVLVQEDNAQTPRIISFASKSLTPTERKYAQNQREALGAVWAVEHFSYFLLGRQFTLRTDAQGVAFILNRSREDSKRALTRADGWALRLSPYNYEVEYVRGRDNIADSSSRLYCGEDGPFEEEISPWELASLEANAIEFLTEEDIRKATTDDETLQKVTHAINSGKWPVDIPKYKSVKDALTIRDGIVVKTGCAVIPESLQTRALQVAHEGHPTTSKMKSIVRQRVWWPNISKDVQNWVESCKMCTLNGKPEKTTPMERIFAPNAVWEMIAIDFNGPYAKFGGVSILVLVDYRSRYLIAKPVKSTSFECTSRTLEAVFEREGYPKFIKSDNGPPFNGDDYKRYCAQRGITTIFSTPLFPQQNGMVESYMKLINKAMSSASSGNSSFADELREAVNAHNAASHSVTGVPPEEVMLGRKVKRGLPLLQRGKATFDEKLLESSDRQSKISGKIREDARRGAKPCTVKPGDTVVVERQNRAKGDTRFHPKTYTVKHEKNGSLVLNDETGQELRRHVSQTKKVHVWREETKKPTANPCNDEPRNTALSGTVDQSAAASAVAKPQTTTTRDVRKRKAPSHLKDYVRSVLDNPRHIQ